CGTGGCCCGCGGCACGTGGGTGCTGTCGGTCGACGACCGGGGGTGACGCGGTGGCCGACGGGTGGGACTTCTTCGTCTCCTACACGCGGGACGACCGGGCGTGGGCGGAGTGGATCGCGTGGGAGCTGGAGGAGGCCGGTCACCGGGTGCTGGTCCAGGCGTGGGACATCGTGCCGGGCAGCAACTGGGTCGCCGCCATGCAGGACGGCGTGCGGGGGGCCGCGCGGACGGTCGCGGTGCTGTCGTCGGCGTACCTGGGGTCGGTGTACGGGGCGGCGGAGTGGCAGGCCGCGTGGCGTGACGACCCGCTGGGCGCCGAGCGCAAGCTGCTGGTGTTCCGGGTGGAGGACTGCGAGCGGCCGGGTCTGCTGGGGTCGGTGGTGTCGGACGACCTGTTCGACCTGCCGGTGGAGGAGGCGCGCGGGCGGTTGCTCGCGGCGGCGCGGGGCGGCCGGCGCAAGCCCGCGACCGCGCCGGGCTTCCCGGGGACTCGGGCGGCGCGGGAGGAGCGCCGGTACCCGGGAGGTCCTGCGCGGACTTCCCCGGCTGCCGGGTCGAGCGGGTCGGGCGGGCCGGCCGAATCAAGCGAGCCGGCCGGGTCGGGCGAGCCGGCCGGGCCGGGCGGGGTGCCGAGGTCGGGCGGGGTGACCGGGTCGGGCGGGGTAGCCGGGTCGGGCGGGTTCGCGGCGAAGACGTCGGGCGACCCGGTCACCGTGCTCGCCGTGGCGACCGAGTGGGCGTCCAACCGCGGCGGCCTGAGCACGTTCAACCGCAGGCTCTGCACCGCGCTCGCCGCCGAGGGGGCCAGGGTGTTCTGCACCGCGCCGGACGCCTCGGAGCAGGAGCGGCAGGAGGCGGCGGCGGTCGGGGTGACGCTGGTCCGGCCGGCGCGGGCGTGGCGCGGACCCGCGCACGAGGCCGTCGCGCGCAAGCCGGAGCTGCCGCCGGGGGTCGTGCCGGACCTCGTCATCGGCCACGGCCGGATCACCGGTCACGCGGCGGACGCCCTGCTCGACCACTTCCCCGGCGCGCGCCGGGTGCACTTCGTCCACATGGCGCCGGACGAGATCGAGTGGTTCAAGCCGGACCGCGACGACGTCGGCGTGGTCGCCGAGCAGCGCCACCAGGAGGAGCTGGACCTGGGTGTCGGCGCGCACCTCGTGGCGGCCGTCGGGCCGCGGCTGTTCGAGCGGTACGCGCGGGACCTCTCGTTCGACGACACCGTGCCGGTGGTCCGGGTCGACCCCGGTTTCGACGTGGCCGAGCCGGGCGCCCGCCGCCCGCCGCCGGGTGCGCCGTGGTCGGTCCTGCTGTTCGGCCGCGCCGAGGACGCCGAGCTGAAGGGCCTGGACATCGCCGCGCGCGCGGTGGCGCTGGCGGCGCGCGACCGCGGCCCGAACGCGGCGGCGCTGGAGCTGAAGGTGCGCGGCGCGCCGGAGAACTCCTCCGCCCGGCTGCGCGCGGACCTGGTCCGGTGGGCCGACGACCCGACCGCGCGACCGCTCGTCCGGTCCTACTCGACCGACAGCGTGGCGCTGGCCAACGACCTGCGCACCGCCAGCCTGGTGCTGGTGCCGTCCCGCGCCGAGGGCTTCGGCCTCACCGGCGTGGAGGCGATCACCGCGGGCACGCCCGTCCTGGTGAGCGCGGAGAGCGGGTTGGGGCTGCTGCTGCGCGAACTCCTCGGACCCGAGGTGGCCGCGCGTCACGTCGTCCCCGTGACGGGTTCCCGCGAGGACGACGCGATCGTGTGGAAGAACGCCATCACCGCGACGCTGCGCAACCGCGAGGCGGCGTTCGAGGACGCGGCCCGGCTGCGCGACCACCTGGCCCGGGAGCGGACCTGGGCGGACGCCGCCCGCGCGCTGCTCGCCCGGTGACGCCCGCCGACCACCGGCCTACGGGTCGAGCTCCCGCGCGACCGCGCGCACCACGTCGGCGATCAGCTTGGTGTTCTTGCGCTCCGGGTACCGGCCGCGGCGCAGCTCGGGCTGCACCTTGACCTCCAGCAGCTTGATCATGTCCTCGATCAGGCCGTGCAGCTCCTCCGCGGGTCGGCGGCGGGCCTCCGCCACCGACGGCGCCGGGTCGATCAGCCGCACCGACAGCGCCTGCGGGCCGCGCCTGCCCTCGGCCATGCCGAACTCGATCCGCTGACCGGCTTTCAGGCCCTCGACCCCCGGAGGCAGCGCGGACTTCCGCACGTAGACGTCTTCGCCGCCGTCCTGTGTGACGAAGCCGAAGCCCTTCTCCGAGTCGTACCACTTGACCTTGCCGGTCGGCACCGTTCTCACCAATCCTTAAGGGATCACACGACGAACGCGCCCGGGGCGTGCCCAGGGCGCGTCCCACCAGACTAGCGAGAAGACCACCGCCGGGGCACCTCCGATCGCGCGACTACGATCGCCCCATGTCGTCCCGGAAGCTGATGCCGCTGGCAGTGGCAGTGTTCGCCCTCGGCGTGGCCGCCATCGTCGCGATGTTCGTCGCGGGCGAACCCGGCCTGCCCGCCTGGGTGTTCGCCGCCGGCTGGCTGCTCGCGCCCGCGGGCCTCGCGCTGGGCGTGGTCAGCGCGGTGCGGGGTTCCCGACCCCGGCGGTGAGCCGGTCCGCGTTCGCCCGCAACCAGTCGGGGAACCCGGTCAGGTCCGGCAGCACCACGTCCGCGCCCTCGGCGGCCAGCTCGTCGGCGCCGCACGGCCCGGTCACCACGGCCACCGACACCGCGCCGGCCGCGTTCGCGCCGCGCACGTCGCCCACGTGGTCGCCCACGTAGACCGCCGCGCCGTGCGCCTTCAGCGCCTCGGCCTTGCCGGTCGACCACAGCTCGCCGAACAGGTGGTCCACCTCCCAGCCGAACGCGGCCAGGTGCAGCGCCGCGTTGGCCCGGTACTTGCCGGTCACCACGAGCGTCGTGCCGCCCAGCTCGCGCACCGCGGCAAGCGCTTGCGACGCGCCCGGCAGGGCGACCGTGGCCGGGATGACGACCTCCGGGTACAGCGCCCGGAACCGGGTGATCAGGTCCGGGATCTCCGCCTCGGGCACGCCGAAGCCGCGGTAGACCATGTCCAGCGGCGGGCCGAGGTTCGCCGCGAAGTGCGCGCCGTCCAGCGGGTAGCCGCTCTCCGCCGCCACCGCGTCCATCACCGCGGCCATGCCCGGTCGCGGGTCGATCAGCGTCATGTCCAGGTCGAAACCCACGGTCAGCGGCACGGTTCGCACCCTATGCCGTGTGCCAAGCTTTGTGCCGTGACGGAACTCACCAGGGGCCTGCTCGAAGCGGCCGTGGAGCTGGTGGCGGCACACGGCTCGCGCGGCCTGCGCATGGCGGAGGTCGCCGCCAGGGCCGGCGTGAGCAGGCAGACCGTCTACAACGAGTTCGGCAACAAGGAGCGCCTCGTGCAGGCCGTGGCGCTGTACAAGACGGCCGAGTTCGTGGACGGCGTGCGGGAGCGGCTGCTCGGCTCGCCCGACCCGGTCGAGGGCCTGCGGCGCGGCATCGCGTTCGCGTTCGACCTGGCCGCCCGGGACCCGCTGGCCAAGTCGGTGCTGACCGGGGCGAACGCCGAGGACATGCTGCCGCTACTCACGACCAGGGGGAAACCGGTGCTGGCGCTGGCCACCTCGGTGTTCGCCCAGCACGTCCGCGGGCACTGGCCCGAGCTGCCCGACGCGCGCGTGCACCTGATCGCGGACACGATCGTGCGGGTGGCGATGAGCCACCTGCTCACGCCGGGCAACCGCCGCGTCGAGGCCGTGGTGCGCGTGACGGAAGCCCTGCTGCCGGACCGACCGGACCGACCGGGCTGATCGCGCCCGGCAGCCCAGAGGTCAGGCCGTGACGCCGTCGTAGGTCAGGCCGACCTGCTCGGCGGCCCTGGTGAGGGTGCGCAGGATCGCCAGCGACTCGGCGGGCCGCATGGCCGGGCTCTCGGTCTCGCCCGCCCGCACCCGGCCCACCACCTCGCGCAGCTGGGGCACGTAACCGGCGCCCTCCTGCTCGTGGGTGTGCTCCACGCCGTTCACGACGATCCGGCTCGGGTTGTACAGCGCCTCCGGCAGCTCGACCAGGCCGCTGGTCCCGTACACGACCGCGTTCGACTTCAGCGGGCTCACCAGCGACGACCCCAGCAGCGCGTGCGCGCCGCCCGGGTAGCCGAGGAGCACGCCCAGCTCGGCGTCCACGCCGTCGACCAGCCGGCCGTGCGCGGCGACCGACTCCGGCTCGCCGAGCAGCAGGTGGGCGAACGACACCGGGTAGATGCCCAGGTCGAACAGCGAGCCGCCGCCGAGGGCCCGGTTCCACAGCCGGTGCGCCGGGTCGTGCTCCAGGGTGAAGCCGAAGTCGGCCCGGACCGACCGGACCTCGCCGATCGCGCCTTCCGCGATCAGCTCGGTCATCCGCACGATCAGCGGGTTGAACCGGGTCCAGATGGCCTCCATGAAGAACAGGCCGCGCTCGCGCGCCAGGTCCACCACGTCCTGGAGGTCCGGCAGGGTGAGCGTGGCGGGCTTCTCGCACAGCACGTGCTTGCCCGCCTCCAGCGCCGCCCGGGTCACCGCGTGGTGCTGGACGTGCGGCGTCGCCACGTAGACCACGTCGACGTCCGGGTCGGCCAGCAGGTCGGCGTAGTCGCCGTAGGCGCGCGGGATCGCGTGCTTGGCCGCGAAGGTCTCGGCCTTGGGCAGCGAGCGCGACGACACCGCGAGCACTTCGACGTCGGGCAGCAGGCGGAGGTCACCGGTGACGACGTCGGCGATGCCGCCCGTCGCCACGACGCCCCAGCGGAGTTTGTTCGGCACGGGACGGGAGCTTAATCGGGCAAGATGGGAACGTGAGGCTCATCCTGAACCTGATCTGGCTGGTCCTGAGCGGCTTCTGGCTGGCCGTCGGGTACGCGGTCGCCGGCGTGGTGTGCTGCGTGCTCATCATCACCATCCCGTGGGGGCTGGCGTCGTTCCGCATCGCCAACTACGCGCTGTGGCCGTTCGGGCGCACGGTGGTGGACCGGCCGGGAGCGGGCGCGCCGTCCCTGCTGGGCAACGTGGTGTGGGTCCTGGTGGCCGGGATCTGGCTGGCCATCGGCCACCTCGTCACCGGCGCGCTGCTGTGCGTGACGATCATCGGCATCCCGCTGGGCGTGGCGAACTTCAAGATGGTGCCGGTGTCGCTGATGCCGCTGGGCAAGGAGATCGTGGACGCGCCCTGAGCTAGTCCGCTTCGGACTGGTCGGCTTCGGACTGGTCGGTCTCGGGCCGGCCGGTTTCAGGCTGGTCGGCTTCCGGCTGGTCCGCGTCGAGTCGCACCACCAGGCAGGGGCCGCCGCTGTACAGGCCCGCGTCGACGGCGAGCACCCTGCCGTCGGCGTACCGCAGCGGGCCGTCGATCTCCGCCGGCGGCACGCCGAGCTGGTCGGCGATGACGCTGTGCCCGTGCACCACCTCGTGGCCGCCGAGCAAATCCAGCAGCTCGGCCGCCACCGCCGCGCCGTCCGGGCCGCGGAACGCGTAGCGGGTGGTCATCTTGCGCCAGCACTCCCACCACTGCTCCAGGTCGTCGCCCGCCAGCAGGTCGCGGACGGCCCCGTTGACCTGGTCGATCGTGGCGCCCCACTCCAGGTAGGCGAGGGTGTCGGAGTGCATCAGCAGGTGGCCGTCGACCTCGGTGAGCACCGGGCGGGTGGTCAGCCAGTGGATGTGGGCGTCGGTGAGGCGGTCCTGGTCGCTGCGCAGGCCGCCGTTGAGCAGCCAGCTGCGGGCGAAGCTGCGCGGCGTGGGCGCGCCGGGGACGTTCCGGTCGCCGAACCGGTGCATGCCGAGCAGCAGCACCTCGTGGTTGCCGACGAGGGCGTTCACCTGCCCGCCGCTCTGCTCGGCGAGCCGCATCACGAACTCGATCACGCCGATGCCGTCCGGGCCGCGGTCGACGAAGTCGCCGAGGAACCACAGCTCCGCGTCGCCGCCGGACCAGTCGCCGTCGGCGTCGACCAGGCCCGAGGCGTGCAGGGCGCGGGTCAGCTCGGCGAGGTGCCCGTGCACGTCGCCAACCACGAAGAGCGGTCGTTCCACAGTGCGACGATAAGCGACGTGGGGGTGTGGTGCGCAAAAGTCGATCAGCGGTCCACCTCCGGCGCTTCGGCCGAGACCCGACCGGCGTACCCCGGCCGGGTGAGAGCGGGGTGTTCCGGCCGCCACGCCGCCCCCGCTCCGGTCACGACGCCACCGCCACCGCCACCGCCACTGGCACTGGCACTGGCACCACCACTGCCACCGCCGCACCCAGGCTTCGACCGGACCGCCGCCGCCCTCGACCACCGCCCGCCGCATCCGCGCCAGGTCCGACCAGGCCACCCCGCCGGGCCCTGGTCCAGCCGGACTGCCACCGCCATGCCAAGGCCCGGCCGAACCGCCACCGCCGCACCCGGGCCCAACCGGACCGCCACCGCCGCGCCGGGTCCGGCCGGGCCACCACCGCCGCACCCGGCTCGGCCGAGATCCGGTCGGGTCGACAGCTCCCACCGCCACCTCAAGCACCACCGACCCAAGCACCACCGCCCCGACCACCGCCCGCGTCAGCTCAGGTTCGGCCAGGCCAGCAGCGCCTCCGCCACCGCCGCGTCCCCCGTCACCGCACTCCCCGCGGCCACCATGTCCGCCAACGCCAGCCGCCGCCACAACAAGAGGTACAGCTGCTCCGCCGTGCCGCTCACCCGGACGTCCGCCGCGCCCTCGGCGAGCCGGCGCGGCTTGGTCGAGCCGTCCGTCCCCAGCAGCCACCGGCCGCCGGTGTCGGTCGCCGCCAGCTCCAGCACCGCGGGCCCGCCCTCCCACTCCCGGCCGTGCAGGAACCGCAGCAGGAACTCGTCCACCCCGTCCGCCGCCAGCTCGGCCGGGATCGACTTCACCGCGCCGGTGGCCCGCTGCGCGTCCCAGCAGTGCACGACCGCCTCGTGCGCCTGCCGCGACGCCAGCGCCGCCGACGTGTCCCGCTCCGCGTCGTTCCACCACACCCACACCGGCGCGTCCGGCCCCTCGGTGCGCAGGTGCTCCCGGTGCACGGCGGCGTAGCGGGCGCTGATCTCCCGCCACCCCTCGACCCGGTCCGGCCCGGTGTCGGCGGCCCGCCGCGCCGCCTCCTCGTCCGGGTACGCGCCCCGCGCCAGCACGACCGACGTCCACCACGCCTGCACCTCGGCCAGGTGCGCCACCAGGTCGTCCACCGTCCACCCCGGACAGGTGGGCACCGGCGCGGCCAGGTTGCCCGCCACCGCCTCGGTGAAGGCCGCGCTGTACTCCTCGACGACTGCCAGGTGATCGGTGCCCATGGCCGGCGACGTTAGCCCGGGGGTCCGACAATTCCGGTGTCGTCGCTGGTCAGCTCAGCTCTCCGGCGCCCTCGGGGAACGGGTCGGCCGAGTGGCCGACCAGGTCGGCGATCGACTTGACCACCCGGGTCGGCCGGTACGGGTACAGCTCGGCCGTCGACTCCGCCGAGATGCCGGTGAGCACCAGGATCGTCCGCAGCCCGGCCTCCAGGCCGGACCGCACGTCGGTGTCCATCCGGTCGCCGATCATCAGCGTGTTCTCCGAGTGGGCGCCCAGGGCGCGCAGCGCGGACCTCATCATCAACGGGTTCGGCTTGCCCACGTAATAAGGAGCGCGGCCGGTGGCGCGCTCGATCAGCGCGGCGATCGAGCCGGTGGCGGGCAGCGAGCCCTCGCGGGACGGGCCGGTGGCGTCCGGGTTGGTCGCGATGAACCGCGCGCCCTCCTCCACCAGCCGGATGGCCTTGGTGATCGCGGTGAAGCTGTAGGTGCGGGTCTCGCCGAGCACCACGTAGTCGGGATCGCGGTCGGTCAGCACGTAGCCGATCTCGTGCAGCGCCGTGGTCAGGCCCGCCTCGCCGATCACGAACGCCGAGCCGCCCGGCCGCTGCGAGTCGAGGAACTTCGCGGTGGCCAGCGCCGAGGTCCAGATCGCCGCCTCCGGCACCTCCAGCCCGGTGCGGGACAGCCGGGCCCGCAGGTCGCGCTGGGTGTAGATGGAGTTGTTCGTGAGGACCATGAACGGGATGGAGTTCGCGGTCAGTTCGGCGACGAACTCGCCCGACCCCGGGATGGGGTGCTCCTCGTGCACGAGCACGCCGTCCATGTCCATCAGGTAGTTCCACTGAGCGGCCATGGCGGACATGCTGCCGGCTCAGGCCTCGATCACGCGCCGCCGGAACGTCTCGATGAGCGCCTGGTTGTAGCGCTCCAGCACGTCGCGCTCCTCGGGCGTGAAACCGGCCAGCACCTCGCGCAACGTGTCCAGCGCGCCGACGAACAGGTCCGCGACCGCGCCCTCGTCGTCCACTGTGACCTCGACCAGCACCTTGCGCCGGTCGTGCGGGTCGCGGACCCGGCGCACGTACCCGGCCCGTTCGAGGCGGTCGATCACGCCGGTCACCGCGCCGGTGGACAGGCCGGACAGCTCGGCGATCCGGCCGGCGGTGATCGGGCCCTCCGCGCGCATCGCCAGGTCCAGGCACTTCTCGTCGGTCGGCGACAGCCCCATCCGCTCCGCCACCCGGCTGTGGAACAGGACGGTGAGCGCGCTGCTCTCCCGTGCGTAGGCGCTGAACCGCTCCAGCACGTCGGCGGGGACCTCGTGCTCACTCGTCATGTCAGGCAACTTAGCGCCCGGACGGGCGGGATCGGCATCATCGTCCGTTTCGGCGCAGCCCGACGTCCCACGTTCGCGCGAGCACCCACAAGTGTCGGCCGATTACCCTGGTCGGGGTGACAGCTGTCGAGTTGGGGCTACCCGTCGTGCGCGGCAACCCGGACACCTCCGAGCGTCCGGACTCGCCGCTGCTGGTGGACCGGTTCGGCCGGACCGCCACCGACCTGCGCGTGTCGTTGACCGACCGCTGCAACCTGCGCTGCACCTACTGCATGCCCGCGGAGGGGCTGGCCTGGCTGCCGAAGCCGGACCTGCTCACCGACGCCGAGCTGACCCGGCTCATCGGCGTCGCGGTGACCCGCCTCGGCGTGACCGACGTCCGGTTCACCGGGGGCGAGCCGCTGCTGCGCCCCGGGCTGGACGACGTGATCGCGGCGACCACCGCGCTGCGGCCCCGGCCGCGCGTCTCGATGACCACGAACGGGTTGACCTTGGCGCGGCGGGCGGCCGGGTTGGTGGCCGCGGGCCTCGACCGGGTGAACGTCTCGCTGGACACCCTCGACCCGAAGCGGTTCCACGAGCTGACCCGGCGGGACCGGTTGGGTGACGTGTTCGAGGGCCTGGCGGCGGCCCGGGAGGCCGGGCTGGCGCCGGTCAAGGTGAACACGGTGCTGATGCGCGGCGTGAACGAGGACGAGGCCGTGCCGCTGCTGCGCCACTGCCTGGAGCACGGCTACCAGCTGCGGTTCATCGAGCAGATGCCGCTGGACGCGCAGCACGCGTGGAACCGGGCCGACATGGTGACCGCCGAGGAGATCCTGGCCGCCCTGCGCGCCGAGTTCACCCTCACCCCCGAGCCGGGTGAGCGGGGTGGCGCGCCGGCCGAGCGGTGGCTGGTGGACGGCGGTCCGGCCGTGGTCGGCGTGATCGCGTCGGTGACCCGGCCGTTCTGCGCGGCGTGCGACCGGACCCGGCTCACCGCCGACGGCCAGCTGCGGAACTGCCTGTTCAGCCAGTCCGAGACGGACCTGCGGGCGCTGCTGCGCGGTGGCGCCGAGGACGAGGAGATCGCCGCGGTGTGGCGCGGCAACTCGTGGGCCAAGGCGGCCGGGCACGGCATCAACACGGCCGGGTTCAGCCAGCCCGACCGGCCCATGAGCGCGATCGGAGGGTGAGTTGCGGCTGACGGTGCGGTACTTCGCGGGCGCGCGGGCGGCGGTGGGCGTCGCCGACGAGAGCTTCGAGCTGGCCGACGCGGCCACGGTGGGTGTCGCGATCGAGGCGGTCCGGCAGCGGCACGGCGACCGGGTGGCCCGCGTGCTGCCCGCGTGCAGCTACTTGTTGGACGGCGTGGCGGTCAGGAACCACGACACGCTCGTGTTGCCTGGGTCACAACTCGATGTGTTGCCACCCTTCGCCGGCGGATGAGCCTTCTCCACCCTTGCGGATTAATACGTGAGCTAGACCTCACTTAAAGTGATTGATCTCGGTGAATCTCGGAACGGAAACAGACCGATAACGGTGCCCTGAGCTGGCTAAACGCAAGGGTCGGGGTGTCACTCTCCCGCGTTACAGTGACGTGCATCACACGTCAGATCATTTGGCGCGGCGCTCCCGGTTACGTACCGTCGCTTCTCGGTTGGCCCCGACCGACCGAGAGCACGACCGGGACGCCCCGCACCGAACCTGTCCAACGGCGGCCCGGAACACCCCCCGAGCGAGAGACACCCACCGGACAGGGCGAAGCCGAGCGGCGTACCGGGACCCGAACCCGAGCCGCTTGGGCAGGTGCGGGTGGACGAGAGGGAAATGGCTTCTTACCGAGGCAAGCACCGCCCGACCACCAGTGCCACCGCCCGGAGCATCGCGAAGGTCGCCGTCGCCGGCGTCATCGTCGGCGCCCCGCTGGCCATGGCCGCCGGGACCGCGAACGCGCAGGGCTCCGGCGTCAACTGGGACGCGGTCGCCGCGTGCGAGAGTGGCGGCAACTGGAGCATCAACACCGGCAACGGCTACTACGGCGGCCTGCAGTTCCTGCCGTCCACGTGGACGTCGCACGGTGGCACTGGAATGCCCCACCAGGCTTCCCGCGAGGAGCAGATCCGCGTGGCCGAGAACGTGCTGCAGACCCAGGGCATCGGCGCCTGGCCCGTCTGCGGCCCCAAGGGCCTGGGTGGCGCCCCCGCGCCCGCGCAGGCCAAGCCGGCCCCCGTGCAGCAGGCCGCCCCGAGGCAGCAGTCGGCCCCGGTCCAGCAGCAGGCCGCCCCGGTCCAGCAGGCGCCCGCGCCCGTCGTCCTGGCGCTGCCGTCGAGCAACCCGAACGGCGACTACGAGATCAAGGCGGGCGACAGCCTGTCGAAGATCGCGGAGGAGCTGAAGGTCGAGGGTGGTTGGGCCAAGCTGCACGAGCTCAACAAGGAGTTCATCCCGAACGCCGACCTGATCCTGCCGGGTCAGAAGATCGCCACCAAGTGACGGTCGCCGGCTCGCGCCGGCTCCGCACGACGGCACCGGACCCCGGACCGCCCCCCTCGGCGGTCCGGGGTCCAGCCCCGTTCCAGGCCCGTCTCAGGGCATGTTGACCCACTCGTCGGCGCCGTCGGTGAACACCTGCCGCTTCCACACCGGGAGCCGCCGCTTCACCTCGTCCACGAGCTCCGAGCACACCGCGAACGCCTCGCCCCGGTGCTCGGCGGACACCGCGCAGGCCAGCGCCACGTCGCCGATCGCCAGCGGGCCGACCCGGTGCGACACGGCCACGGCGCGCACGCCGTCGAACCGGCCGACCACCTCGGCCACCACCTCGGCCACCACCTGGGCCGCCGTCGGGTGGCCGACGTACTCCAGCTCGCGCACCGAGCGGCCGTGGTCGTGGTCGCGCACCACCCCGGCGAACGTCACCACCGCCCCCGCCGCCGCGTGCTCCACCAGCTTCGCGTGCTCGTCCACCGACAGCGGCTGATCGCTGACGGTCGCGCGCAGGACCTCGGTCATGCGTGGTCACCTCCGGACACCTGGTCGACGGCGTGCTCCAGCACCGTCGCGAGCACGTCCAGCCCGTCGCGCACCCCGCCGGTCGAGCCGGGCAGGTTCACCACGAGCGTGCGGCCCGCGACCCCCGCGACACCGCGCGACAGCACGGAGCCGGGCACGCGCGGCCAGCCCGACAGGCGGATGGCGTCGGCCAGGCCGGGCACCTCGAAGTCGAGCACCGACCTGGTGGCCTCCGGGGTGCGGTCCGTGGGGCTGATCCCGGTGCCGCCGGTCGTGATGACGACCGAGACGCCGTCCGCCACGGCCGCCCGCAGCGCCTCGGCCACCGGCTCGCCGTCCGGCGCCACGACCGGGTCGGGCACGTCGTAGGAGCGCTCGCGGAGCCAGGCGACCACGATCGGGCCGCCGCGATCGGCGTACACGCCCGCCGCCGCCCGGTTCGACGCGGTGATCACGCGGGCCGTCCTGGGTGCGGGTGGCGAGGTGGCGGGGGCGGACCGGGCGGCAGCGGGCTCGGCAGGCTCGGCGGCGGCGGGCTGGGGGGTGTCGGTGGTCACG
This genomic window from Saccharothrix sp. HUAS TT1 contains:
- a CDS encoding transglycosylase family protein; amino-acid sequence: MASYRGKHRPTTSATARSIAKVAVAGVIVGAPLAMAAGTANAQGSGVNWDAVAACESGGNWSINTGNGYYGGLQFLPSTWTSHGGTGMPHQASREEQIRVAENVLQTQGIGAWPVCGPKGLGGAPAPAQAKPAPVQQAAPRQQSAPVQQQAAPVQQAPAPVVLALPSSNPNGDYEIKAGDSLSKIAEELKVEGGWAKLHELNKEFIPNADLILPGQKIATK
- a CDS encoding molybdenum cofactor biosynthesis protein MoaE, with translation MTEVLRATVSDQPLSVDEHAKLVEHAAAGAVVTFAGVVRDHDHGRSVRELEYVGHPTAAQVVAEVVAEVVGRFDGVRAVAVSHRVGPLAIGDVALACAVSAEHRGEAFAVCSELVDEVKRRLPVWKRQVFTDGADEWVNMP
- a CDS encoding molybdenum cofactor biosynthesis protein B, whose amino-acid sequence is MTTDTPQPAAAEPAEPAAARSAPATSPPAPRTARVITASNRAAAGVYADRGGPIVVAWLRERSYDVPDPVVAPDGEPVAEALRAAVADGVSVVITTGGTGISPTDRTPEATRSVLDFEVPGLADAIRLSGWPRVPGSVLSRGVAGVAGRTLVVNLPGSTGGVRDGLDVLATVLEHAVDQVSGGDHA